The genomic interval TCGACGGTCGCGGCGACGCGGCGCCACACGCTGTGCCCCTCGACGGTGGCGTCCGACGCCTTGGGCTTGGCGGGCCAGTACGCGCTGCGGCCCAGCAGGGCGAGGGCGGCCGGCAGGAAGGTGAGCGCGGACAGCACGGAGCAGACGATGCCGATGGCGCCGACCGGGCCGAGGGCGCGGTTGTTGGTGAGGTCGCTGACGAGCAGCGTCAGCAGACCGAGGGCGACGGTGGCGGCACTGGCGGTGATGGCGCCGAGGGACCGGCGTACGGCGGCGAGCGCGGCGGCGAACCGATCGCCGCGCACGGCGAGTTCCTCGCGGAAGCGGGCGGCGAGGAGCAGGGCGTAGTCGGTGGCCGCGCCGATCACGAGGATGGACAGGATGCCCTGCACCTGGCCGTCGACGCGCACCACGTCGTGGTCGGCGAGGACGTAGACGATGGCGCAGGCCAGGCCGAGCGCGAAGACGGAGCCGAGGATGATGACGAAGGGCAGCAGGACACTGCGGTAGACCAGCAGGAGGATCAGCAGCACGGCGGCGAGGGCCACTCCGAGCAGCAGGCCGTCGATGCCGGCGAACGCGTCGGACAGGTCCACCTGGCTGGCCGCGGGGCCCGCCACCTCGGCCGTGGTGCCGTCGACGGCGCCCGCCGCCTCGCGCACCTCGTCGACGACGTCGGCCAGCCCGTCACCGAGGTCGGGCTCCACCTGCACCACGGACTGCAGGGCCTTGCCGTCCTCGGAGGGGAAGGCGGGCGAGGGCTCGCCGACGACGCCGGGCTCGCCGGCGAGCCCGGCGACCGCGCGGGTGGCCGCCGAGCGCTGGGCGTCGGTGATCCGTCCGCCGTCCGCGGTCCACACGACGATCGCGGGCAGCGTCTCCTGCTGGTCGAACGCCTCGCGTTCGTCGAGCACCCGCGTGGACTCGGCGCTCCGGGGCAGGAAGGAGGCCTGGTCGTTGGTGGCCACCTCGCCCAGCTTGCCCGCGTACGGGCCGAGCGTCCCGCCCACGCCGAGCCAGACGATCAACAGAGCGAGTGGTACGAGCCACCGGGCCCGCCGTGGTGCGGTTGTCATGTGGGTTCCTATGACGCGAGAGGTTGTGTCAACGGTCGATTATGTCAATCATCGAGTGATCTTATACTGGCCGCTATGAGCGGCTCACAAACCCCAGCGCCTCCTCCGCCCGAGGAGTGCCCGACCGGGCTGCAGTCATTCGCGGTGCAACTGCGCCGGATGACCGGCGAGTTCAACCGCATCGTCCAGGAGTTCGCTCAGGCGCACGGTCTGCACCACACCGACATGCTCGCCCTGATAGCGATCCTCGACGGCGGCGGACCCGACGCACCCATGACACCCGGCCGTCTGCGCAAACAGCTCAACCTCACCTCCGGCGCGATGACAGCATGCCTGGACCGCCTGGAGCGGGCGGGGCACATTCGGCGTGTCCGGGCGGTCGACGACCGCCGTGTGGTGCATCTGGAGTACGCGGACCGGGCCAAGAGCCTGGCGCGGGAGTACTTCCAGCCGCTCGCGCGCAGCACCGACACGGCGCGCGGGCGTTTCACGACCGAGGAACTGCGCGTGGTCATCCGCTTCCTCGCCGAGCTGAACCACGAGCTCGCGCTGTTGCGCGGACGCGCGGACTGACCCACCGAGCGGCGGACGGCCAGGCCAGGGCACGAGAAAGGGAGTTGTGGCTCATCTGCTGATGGGCGGGAGCCGGGTGGGGTCGATGAGCAGGATGCCGCCACGGGCGACACAGGAAGGCGGACACACCTTCACGTTCCTCACCCGCGGCCTGCACCACTGCCTGCGTACGGCAGCCGAGGGCGCCGCGCGCCCCCCGCTCGGGGCGCGCGACGTGATCACGAGGGACCGGCACCGGCGGTTCCGGCCGGCCCGCGGCACCCGTCCACGAGGGCGCCGGCCGGCACGGCCGCATCCGCCGCGAGCGCATGAGGTCCCGTGTGCCGTCGGTCAGCCGTCCGTCACAGGGCGGCGGTCGTCCAGTACCGGGTGGAGGAGCGGGCGCCTGGCCGTGCGGCCGTCACCGGACGAGCGGCCCCGCAGACGGCGGAGCAGCCACGGGCCCAAGAAGCCTGTCGGCCAGCGGAGTTCGGTGCCGACGGCGCGCAAGCCGGTGGGCGGGGCCTGCGGCGGGAGGGGGTGGGTCCAGGTGTCGTCGCCGCCGGGCAGCCGCAGGGCGTGGGCGAGGGCGGCGGCGATGCGCTCGCGGCCCAGGGGGCCGGCGTGGAGGCGGTCGGGGCTCCCCAGCCGGGGGTCGCCCGCGACCGGATGGAGGGCCGCTTCCGCGACGACGACTCCGTGCCGGCGTGCGGTGCGGCGTATGCCCTCGTTGAGGGCCGTGACGCGCGGAATCAGAGGCCGTGCGACGGGACAGACGCGGGAGAGGTCCGGGACGGTGACCGTGGCGACCCGGGCGCCCTGCTCCGTGAGCGCCCCGAACACGGCGTCCAGGTGAGCGCAGACCTCGTCGGCGTCGAAGCGGGGTCTCAGCAGGCCGTTGACGCCGGCGACGACGGTGGCGAGGTCGGGCCGCAGCGCGGGGGCGGGCGGCAGCTGCTCGGTGCGGATCCGGGCGGTGAGGCGGCCCCGCACCGCCAGGTTGGCGTACCGGAGGGCGGGCTCGTGCCGGGCCGGGTGCTCGGCGAAGCCGCGCAGGCCGGTGACGTCGTCGCCGTCGCCGACGCCCTCGGTCTGGCTGTCGCCGAGAGCGACGTGGCGGAGGCAGGTCGTCTCAGTTCCGGGCACGGCTGCGCCGCCTCTCCTCCAGTACGGCAACGGTCCGCAGGCACCAGTCGCGGTTCTCCTGCTCGAAGGCCACGCCGCACAGACAGGTCAGGTAGGGGCCGATGCGCTCGCCGTGGCGGAGGAAGTCCTCCTCGCTGCGGTCGCCGCGCAGACGCCGGAGCAGCGCCTCGAAGGACTGACGCCTGCCGGCGTATTCTGCGGGCGTGGGGCTGTGGTTCGAGACGCGTCGGTCCGACTCTCCGTGGATCGACACCGTGTGGACGTGCACCAGCGAGCGTGTCACCAGCATGACGTCCGTCGCCGGGGCGCGGCTGGGGCTGGTCTTCTGGCAGCAGGGCGGGACGGCGTACGCGGCGGTCACGGGACCCGAGACCCGGGCCGGGTCGGCGCCCGTGCCGGAGGGGGCCGTTTTCACGGGGATCGATTTCGCCGTGGGCACCTCGCTGCGGATGGCGCCGACGGCGGAGCTGCTCGACGGCGGGGTCGCGCTCCCCGACACCTCGCGCCGGACGTTCCGGCTGGACGGGACGCGCTGGGAGACCCCGGGTCCCGACGATGCCGAGGCCCTGGTGGAGCGGCTGGTGCGGGCCGGGGTGCTCGACCGCGATCCGCTCGTCGCCGACGTGCTCCGCGGCCACCGTCCCGCCGTCTCGCAGCGGACCGTCGAGCGGCGCTTCCGGGCCGCGACCGGGCTCACGCGGGGTGCCGTACGGCAGATCGAGCGGGCGCGCACGGCGGCGCGGCTGCTGGCCGCCGGCGAGCCGGCCGCCGGCGTCGCCGCCAAGCTGGACTACTTCGACGAGCCGCACTTGGCCCGGGCCTTGCGGACGTACGTCGGACGCACCGCGCGGCAGCTGCGTGAGGGCGCCGGAGGGGCGATCGCGCTCGACGTCGATCAGCGCCTGACGTCGTAGACGAGCTTGACGATGCCGTTGGAGTAGGTCTCCGACTCCCGGAGGGCCAGCATCTGCTTGTCCCGGTCGGCGCGGCCGAACAAGCTCTTTCCGGCGCCGAGCAGCACGGGGAACATCAGCAGGTTGTACTGGTCGATCAGGCCGGCGTCGGACAGGCGTCGGGCCAGTTCCGCACTGCCGTGGATGAAGATCGCGCCGCCCTCGCCCTCCTTCAGCGCGGCGACGTCCCCGGTGGAGCGGAGCACCGTGATCGGGCCCCAGTCGTCGACCAGGGCGTTCTCGGACAGCGTCGACGACACCACGTACTTCGGCAGGTCGCGGTAGGCGGCGTGGTCCTCCGAGCCGGGCCAGACCGGCGCGAACGCCTCGTAGCTGCGGCGGCCGAACATCAGCGCCGTCGTGTCGGCCAGTTCCTCGCCCTTCAGCGACCAGGCCTCCTCGACGAACTCCAGGTCCTTGAACACCCAGCCGCCGCTGCGGTGCCCCTCCCCCGGCCCGCCGCCGGGGGAGTCCACGACGCCGTCCAGGGACATGAACCCCGTGTACACCAGTTTCCGCATGCTGCGCCTCCTCCACAGGCCCGCTGAGCTGTCGCGTCCACGCTAGAGGGAGGCGGGGGCGGCCGTCTTGGACGGAAACGACACGCGGGTGGTCAGCGGCGGCTCTGCGCGGCGTAGGGCTGGAGGAGCTGGTCGACGGGGGCGTAGTCGTCGGTGAGGACGGGGGCGTCGGCGGTCCAGGCGGTGAGGGTGTCGCCCGTGGCGGTCCTCCATCCGGTGCGGCGGGCGTCGAGCGCCTTCTGGACGGCGGCCAGGTCGACGGGGCGGTCGGAGGCGACGGCCACGAGATTGCCGCCCGCGGGCGTGCCGGTGCGGGCGAGGCCGATGTCGACGGGTTCGCCGAGGAGGGCGACGTGGTCGAACACCTCGCGGAGCGTGGCCAGTTCGGCCTTCGCGAAGGCCTGCTCGCCGTGGTCGATGAGATTGACGACGTAGAGGCCGTCCCGGGCGAGGACGCGCCGCACCTCCGTCAGCGCCTCGACCGTGGTGAGGTGCCACGGGACGCTGACGCCTCCGAAGGCGTCGCCGACGACGAGGTCGAGCGCGTCGGCGTCCAGACGCCTCAGCCCCAGTCTGCCGTCCTCGGTGCGGACGTCGATGCCGGGCTGCGGACGCAGACCGAGCCGCTCGCGGTCGATCCGTACGACGCCGTCGTCGATCTCGGACACCGCACTGCGCGTCCCGGGGCGGGTGGCCGCGAGGTAGCGGGGCAGGGTGAGGCCGCCGCCTCCCAGGTGGTGAGCGGTGAGGGGCCTGCCCTCGGGGAAGGCGGCGTCGGCCACCGACGCGACGGCCTTGACGTAGGTGAACTCCAGGTGGGTCGGGTCGCCGGCGTCGACGTAGGAGTGCCGCACGCCGTCCAGCACGAGCGTGCGGCCGCCGTCGCGGGCGGGGTCGGCGACGACCTCGGCGCAGTGGTACCGCGTCTCGACGTCGCAGCCGCCCGGCGCGACGGAGGCGGCCAGGCCGCCCGCCGCCAGGGCGAGGGCGAGGGCGGGCGCGGCACCGCTCCGGGCGCGCAGCCGCCAGGTGACCAGCACCGACGCGATCACCAGCAGGGCGCCGAGACCGAACAGGATGCCGCTGACCGGCAGTCTCGACAGGAGCACGAAGCCGGTCAGGACGGTGCCGACGATGGAGCCCACGGTGCCGACGCCCGACAGCCGGCCGACGACCGTGCCGGTCTCGGCGAGGCGGGTGAGCCGCACCTTGGTCACCAGCGGCGTCACCGCGGACAGCAGCGCGCCCGGCACCAGGATGGTCAGCGCCGCGACGAGGATCAGCAGCGGGCGCGCCCACTCCGCGATGCCGCGCAGCACGGCCGGGGTGAGGGCCACGACCGCGCCCGAGACGCCGAGCGCGGGTCCGATGAGCCGCAGCGGGTCGACCTGGTCGGCGACGCGCCCGCCCAGCCACGAGCCGAGCGCGATCGCCGTGAGGGCGATGCCGATCACCAGGGTGCTGGTCTCGAGAGTGAGGCCCAGGTACGGGGCCAGCAGGCGCAGGGCGACGATCTCGACGACCAGCACCGCGGCCGATGCCCCGAACACCAGGACGGCGGCGGCGCGGGGCCCCAGGCCGGGGCGGCCGGCAGTGCCCTCGGCGACGGGCGGGGAAGACAGTCCGGTCACACACAGCATCCTTGCACGCGGGCGGTCACCGGCATGCCGTCTTTCGTTCCGCCGCCCGTGGACCGCCGGTGCACCCGCGTCCGGGGCCGGCGCGGAAAGTCGCGTGCCCCGGCGCCCGCGGTGTCCCATCATGTCCGGATGGAGTCTCGCTTCCTCGGCATCGCCGAATTGACGGACGTACCGGACGTGGCCGTGGTGGTGGACGTCATGCGGGCGTACACGGTGGCCGCCTGGGCGTTCGCCCGGGGCGCCGAACGGGTCGTTCTCGCCGAGTCGTTGGAGGACGCGCTGGCGCTCAAGGCGCGGCGTCCCGACTGGCTGACCCTCAAGGACGGGCCGCCCGCACCCGGCTTCGACCTGGTCAACTCCCCTGCCCTGCTGCGCGGGACGCACCTCGCCGGGCGCACCGTCGTCCAGAAGACCACGGCGGGCACCGTCGGCGCCCTCGCCGTCAAGGACGCCTCCCTGGTGCTGTGCGCGAGCTTCGTGGTGGCGGGGGCGACGGCCGGGCTGTTGCGGGAGCGCGCCTGTGAGCGCGTCACGTTCGTGGTCACCGGAGGGGGCGGCCGCGCCGAGGAGGATCTGGCGTGCGCCGAGTACATCGCGCGGAGGGCCGGCGGGGGCGCCGTGGACGCCGGCCCGTACCTGCGGCGTGCCGACGCGTCGCGTTCCGCCGCCGAGTTGAGGCAGGGGGTGCGCGAGGGCTCCACCCCTGAAGACGTCGCGCTCTGCCTGGAGCCGGACCGGTTCCCGTTCGCGATGGTGGCGGGTGCGGAGGACTCGCTCATGGTGCTCCGGCGGGTCGCCCCGGTGGACCCCCCGCCCTCGGCCTGACCGCCGGCGCCGGACCGGCACGCCCTCCCGCCGCGCTGCTGAACAGCCGCTTGCGTCACGGGTATTGACAACGATGTCAGCAGCGTGATCTAGTCCGCTTCCGCCAGCCAGGCACGACAGGCGAGGAACAGGAGACCGCTTCCATGCACCCACCCCTCCGCAGATGGCGCCACCGCGCCACGACGGTCCTCGCCGCCCTCGCCGTCGTCGGAGCCGGCCTGGCGCCCGCGCCGGCCCTCGCCCGGCCGTCGACGTCGTCCGGCGAGCGACTGACCTCCCTGGTCAACCCGTTCATCGGCACCCAGAACTTCGGCAACACCTTCCCCGGAGCCAGCGCGCCCTTCGGGATGGTGCAGGTGAGCCCGGACACCGGCGGGCAGGGCGGTTACGACTACCAGCAGGACAGGATCCACGGGTTCAGCCAGACCCACCTCTCCGGCGTCGGCTGCTCCGTCATGGGCGAGCTGCCGCTGATGCCGACCACCGGTGCGGTCGACACCGTGGATCCCGACGCGTACCGCTCGGCCTACTCGCACGACGACGAGGAGGCCGAACCCGGCTACTACCGCGTCGGGTTGAAGACGTACGGCATCGACGCCGAGCTGACGGCCACCCCGCGCACCGGGTGGCAGCGCTACACCTTCCCCGCCACCGGCCGGGCCAACGTGCTGTTCAACACCGGCAAGGCCAACCAGCGGGTGTACAGCTCGGAGGTGCACGTCGTCGGGGACCGGACGGTCGAGGGCCGGGTCGAGGCGGGCAACTTCTGCGCGGGCAAGGACCGGCACACGGTCTACTTCACCGCCACCTTCGACCGGCCGTTCGCCTCGCACGGCACCTGGCGGGGCTCCACTCCCCGTCCGGGCGGGCGGGACGCGGCCGGTGAGGGCGGCAACGGCGCCTGGGTGACGTTCGACGCCGAGGACGACCGGGACGTCGTCGTCAAGGTCGGCCTGTCGTACACGGGTCTCGAGGGCGCCCGGAAGAACCTGGAGGCGGAGACGGCGGATTCCTACGACTTCGACGCCACGCGGGAGGCGCTGCGGGCCACCTGGGAGCGGCAGCTCGCCGCGGTGAAGGTCGAGGGCGGGCCGGAGGAACGGCGGCGTGCGCTCTACACGGCGCTCTATCACGCGCAGTTGCACCCGAACCTCGCCGGGGACGTCGACGGCCGGTACGCGGGCTTCGACGGGAAGGTGCACACGGCGTCCGGGTTCACGCCGTACCAGAACCTGTCGTTGTGGGACACCCACCGGCCGCAGAACCAGCTGCTGCAGATGCTGGAGCCGAGGGTGGCGCGGGACGTGGCGCTGTCGGTCGTCGCGATCGGACGGGACGGCGGCTGGCTGCCGCGCTGGTCGCTCGCCAACAGCGAGACCAACATCATGACGGGCGACCCGGTGACCCCCTTCCTCGTCGAGGCGTGGTCCAAGGGGCTGCTCGCCGGACACGAGCAGGAGGCGTACGCGCTGCTGCGGAAGAACGCGCTGCGGACGCCGCCGGACGACTCGCCCTACAACGGGCGTGCGGGCATCGCCGCCTACCTGGAGCGCGGGTACGTGCCCAGCGGGCTCGAGCCGGGGAAGGACTGCCCGGACAAGGGCGGCGACAACGACTGCCGTCACCCGGCGTCGGCGACCCTGGAGTACGCGGCGGCGGACGCGTCGCTGGCGCTGATGGCCGAGGGGCTGGGCCGCACGGCGGACGCCCGGATGTTCGCGGCGCGCGGGCAGTGGTACCGGAACCTGTGGGACTCCTCCCTCCAGCAGTTCCGGCCCCGCACCACCGAGGGCACGTGGGTGACGCCGTACGACCCGGTCGAGGCGGGGCACCAGTTCCACGAGGGCGGCGCCTACCAGTACCAGTGGCTGGCGCCTCAGGACCCGGCCGGGCTGGTGGAGCTGATGGGCGGCAGGAAGAGGACGG from Streptomyces sp. DH-12 carries:
- a CDS encoding dihydrofolate reductase family protein; this translates as MRKLVYTGFMSLDGVVDSPGGGPGEGHRSGGWVFKDLEFVEEAWSLKGEELADTTALMFGRRSYEAFAPVWPGSEDHAAYRDLPKYVVSSTLSENALVDDWGPITVLRSTGDVAALKEGEGGAIFIHGSAELARRLSDAGLIDQYNLLMFPVLLGAGKSLFGRADRDKQMLALRESETYSNGIVKLVYDVRR
- a CDS encoding fused MFS/spermidine synthase, with the protein product MTGLSSPPVAEGTAGRPGLGPRAAAVLVFGASAAVLVVEIVALRLLAPYLGLTLETSTLVIGIALTAIALGSWLGGRVADQVDPLRLIGPALGVSGAVVALTPAVLRGIAEWARPLLILVAALTILVPGALLSAVTPLVTKVRLTRLAETGTVVGRLSGVGTVGSIVGTVLTGFVLLSRLPVSGILFGLGALLVIASVLVTWRLRARSGAAPALALALAAGGLAASVAPGGCDVETRYHCAEVVADPARDGGRTLVLDGVRHSYVDAGDPTHLEFTYVKAVASVADAAFPEGRPLTAHHLGGGGLTLPRYLAATRPGTRSAVSEIDDGVVRIDRERLGLRPQPGIDVRTEDGRLGLRRLDADALDLVVGDAFGGVSVPWHLTTVEALTEVRRVLARDGLYVVNLIDHGEQAFAKAELATLREVFDHVALLGEPVDIGLARTGTPAGGNLVAVASDRPVDLAAVQKALDARRTGWRTATGDTLTAWTADAPVLTDDYAPVDQLLQPYAAQSRR
- a CDS encoding SGNH/GDSL hydrolase family protein, producing MPGTETTCLRHVALGDSQTEGVGDGDDVTGLRGFAEHPARHEPALRYANLAVRGRLTARIRTEQLPPAPALRPDLATVVAGVNGLLRPRFDADEVCAHLDAVFGALTEQGARVATVTVPDLSRVCPVARPLIPRVTALNEGIRRTARRHGVVVAEAALHPVAGDPRLGSPDRLHAGPLGRERIAAALAHALRLPGGDDTWTHPLPPQAPPTGLRAVGTELRWPTGFLGPWLLRRLRGRSSGDGRTARRPLLHPVLDDRRPVTDG
- a CDS encoding GH92 family glycosyl hydrolase, with translation MHPPLRRWRHRATTVLAALAVVGAGLAPAPALARPSTSSGERLTSLVNPFIGTQNFGNTFPGASAPFGMVQVSPDTGGQGGYDYQQDRIHGFSQTHLSGVGCSVMGELPLMPTTGAVDTVDPDAYRSAYSHDDEEAEPGYYRVGLKTYGIDAELTATPRTGWQRYTFPATGRANVLFNTGKANQRVYSSEVHVVGDRTVEGRVEAGNFCAGKDRHTVYFTATFDRPFASHGTWRGSTPRPGGRDAAGEGGNGAWVTFDAEDDRDVVVKVGLSYTGLEGARKNLEAETADSYDFDATREALRATWERQLAAVKVEGGPEERRRALYTALYHAQLHPNLAGDVDGRYAGFDGKVHTASGFTPYQNLSLWDTHRPQNQLLQMLEPRVARDVALSVVAIGRDGGWLPRWSLANSETNIMTGDPVTPFLVEAWSKGLLAGHEQEAYALLRKNALRTPPDDSPYNGRAGIAAYLERGYVPSGLEPGKDCPDKGGDNDCRHPASATLEYAAADASLALMAEGLGRTADARMFAARGQWYRNLWDSSLQQFRPRTTEGTWVTPYDPVEAGHQFHEGGAYQYQWLAPQDPAGLVELMGGRKRTEQRLDAFFAYDKLLKDPAGTARHDWISAPYDYYGKPTYNPNNEPDLHAPYMYLWTGAPAKTATVIRAAMTLFTDGPDGMTGNDDLGTMSAWYVFSSLGLYPTTNGGGFLAVSSPQFPSAEIRIGAYGKRQGGTLTVKAPGASDTRRYVERTEFGGKDLRATWLDWDAVAEGGRLTFEMSDEPSAWGAGKGAEPPSVNRAAADSRRHLDASLRTSADVVPASDSAQDVRLRMDVLGQAPGALRVDVGVEAPRGWTAKTSGPFTLASHRLPVQRTATVDVRVPAGTAPGTYTLRITAGAGGVRKVERVATVEVREAARCAGAAGEQCAVDLGRELNHDGTATVAAPDEGDFDGAGWSYDGDLLPGTGPVAWDGVTYDAPDPSGTAANFVEARGQALLLPAGSYGTLRLVGASHHGPVTTGLTVRYTDGTTAELPVTVGDWAGSAPAGGSVALEMPHRIKRGQGVDGPPVRLFAASVALDASKTVRSLGLRNDPRVQIYALTLG
- a CDS encoding MarR family winged helix-turn-helix transcriptional regulator — its product is MSGSQTPAPPPPEECPTGLQSFAVQLRRMTGEFNRIVQEFAQAHGLHHTDMLALIAILDGGGPDAPMTPGRLRKQLNLTSGAMTACLDRLERAGHIRRVRAVDDRRVVHLEYADRAKSLAREYFQPLARSTDTARGRFTTEELRVVIRFLAELNHELALLRGRAD
- a CDS encoding helix-turn-helix domain-containing protein, giving the protein MGLWFETRRSDSPWIDTVWTCTSERVTSMTSVAGARLGLVFWQQGGTAYAAVTGPETRAGSAPVPEGAVFTGIDFAVGTSLRMAPTAELLDGGVALPDTSRRTFRLDGTRWETPGPDDAEALVERLVRAGVLDRDPLVADVLRGHRPAVSQRTVERRFRAATGLTRGAVRQIERARTAARLLAAGEPAAGVAAKLDYFDEPHLARALRTYVGRTARQLREGAGGAIALDVDQRLTS
- a CDS encoding MMPL family transporter; translation: MTTAPRRARWLVPLALLIVWLGVGGTLGPYAGKLGEVATNDQASFLPRSAESTRVLDEREAFDQQETLPAIVVWTADGGRITDAQRSAATRAVAGLAGEPGVVGEPSPAFPSEDGKALQSVVQVEPDLGDGLADVVDEVREAAGAVDGTTAEVAGPAASQVDLSDAFAGIDGLLLGVALAAVLLILLLVYRSVLLPFVIILGSVFALGLACAIVYVLADHDVVRVDGQVQGILSILVIGAATDYALLLAARFREELAVRGDRFAAALAAVRRSLGAITASAATVALGLLTLLVSDLTNNRALGPVGAIGIVCSVLSALTFLPAALALLGRSAYWPAKPKASDATVEGHSVWRRVAATVDRKPRRVWAVTVLVLAVFAAFSPSLSAKGTPLDEIFVNDAPSVAAQKTLGEHFPGGSGNPAVILADADRLDEVTAAANETEGVASAAPVSASGRPGGGEPKIVDGRVRVDATLEAAADSDAAKQTVERLRDNLHGIPGADALVGGYTAQQVDTQQTASDDRALIVPIVLVVILLILVLLLRSVIVPVLLVATVGLNFLATLGVSALVFQHLFGFSGTDASVPLYGFVFLVALGVDYNIFLMSRVREEALSHGTRQGVLRGLTTTGGVITSAGVVLAATFAALMVIPLAFLVQIAFIVAFGVLLDTLVVRSLLVPALVIDIGPKAWWPGALSRSTSPENPENPDTAAPERT
- a CDS encoding 2-phosphosulfolactate phosphatase, producing MESRFLGIAELTDVPDVAVVVDVMRAYTVAAWAFARGAERVVLAESLEDALALKARRPDWLTLKDGPPAPGFDLVNSPALLRGTHLAGRTVVQKTTAGTVGALAVKDASLVLCASFVVAGATAGLLRERACERVTFVVTGGGGRAEEDLACAEYIARRAGGGAVDAGPYLRRADASRSAAELRQGVREGSTPEDVALCLEPDRFPFAMVAGAEDSLMVLRRVAPVDPPPSA